CGGACCAGGCTAGGGTCCCTTGTCATGCATGCAGAACAGCTCTACCGCGCGGCGTTGATCGGAGACATCGAGACCGTGGGCAAGCTGCTCGCCGGTGGCCTCGATCCCAACACGCCCAGCGAACGTCCGGAGGATGGCTCCGAGGAGGGCGGGCTGGCCCTGTGCGCGGCGGCCTCCCGTGACCGCACGGAGGTGATCACGGCCCTGCTGGCCGCCGGCGCCGACGTCAACGCCAGGGAGGACGGCGGCTGGACGGCGCTGCTGTGGGCCGCCGCCAACGGCCACGCCGACGCCGCCAGGCTGCTCATCGAGGCGGGCGCCGAGGTGGACGTCACCAACGACGTCGGCGACACCCCGCTCACGCTCGCCGCCAGCCGTGGCGCGCCCGGCGTGGTGCAGGTGCTGCTGGAGGCGGGCGCCGACCACGAGAAGTACGACGGCGACGGCGACACGGCGCTGGAGGTCGCCCTCGGCTGGGCGGGCGTGCATCTGGAGAGCGCGCTGCTCGAGCAGATCGAGCAGGACGGCTGGGAGTACGTGGTGGCCCGCCAGTACGCCAAGGACGGCACGGAGCTGATCACCGTGGCCGGCCGCTCCGCCGACGGCGAGCAGAGCGAGCAGGTGCAGGCCCAGCGCGGCCACGCCGCCGTGGCGACCCTGCTGGAGGACGCGGCGGGCATCCAGTCGCCGGTGGAGCAGCTCGTGGCCAGGGCGCTGGCGCACCGCGACGTCGACGAGGACGCCGAGACCTGGTGGATCGTGGCCGACTCGCTGGGCAGGCGGGCCGACGACGAGACGTACGAGGCACTGGCCCGCCTGTGCGTGAGCGAGGACGCCAGGGAGCGCGAGTTCGGGGTGGACGCGATCGCGCAGTTCGGGTTCTCCGACGGGGAGAAGCCGTACCTGGAGCGGACGCTGCCGCTGCTGCAGAAGATGGTCACCACGGAGGGCAACCCGCAGGTGCTGCGCTCGGTGCTGGCCGCGCTCGGGCACCAGGGCGATCCGCGGGCGCTGCCGTACGTGCTGGACATCCTCGGCCGTCCCGGCCACAAGCGCACGATGACGGACGCGATCGCGCTGTCCGACGTGCTGCCGCCGGACCATGAGGAGGGGCTGGCGCTGCTGATCTCCATGACCGAGGACGACGACTCGGAGATCCGCGACTGGGCCACCTCCGGCCTCGCCGGTCTGGCCGCCGACACGCCGCGGATCAGGGAGGCGCTCGCCGCCCGGCTGTCGGACCCTGACCTGCGTACCGTGGCCGAGGCCACGCGCGGCCTGGCCGACCGCGGCGACGAGCGGGCCGCGCAGGGGGTGGAGAGGGTGCTGGCGGAGAGCGACGACGAGTACGCCAGGGAGCTGGTCACCCGGCCCGCCGCGGAGTCCTGACCCGCGGGGGGCTCGGTCGTCGTCGAGCACGCGGCTCAGTCCTGACGCGCACGGGCTCGGTCGCCGTCGAGCAGGCGGCGCGGTCCTGGGCCGCGCAGAGCTCAGTCGCCGTTGAGCACGCGGGTCACCCAGTCGAGGGTCCCCGTGCTCAGGGCCTCCTCGGCCAGGCGCTTGCCCGTCTCGGTGGTGATCGCGGCCAGTGAGCTGTCGATCCAGCCCTGGACGTTCTGGTGGCCCTGCTCGCGGTACTCGACGGCCTGGATGAGGCACTCCAGCTTGTCGGCGTCGCGGGCGCAGACGGCTTCGAGGGTGGCCTTCTCCTCGTACTCGGCGACGGCGTCGCACACGACGGAGGCCACCTCCGCCGGCAGGCCGCGCACCTGGTCGGCGGTGACGTCCTCGTTGGAGGCGGCCTTGAGATAGCGCTTGCCGATGTACGGGATGTCGGTGACGCGGGTCTCCTGCGTGTCGTGGAAGAGGCTCATGAACGCGGCCCGCTCCGGGTTGCCGCCCTCCATGCCGGCGATGACGGCCGCGATGACCGCCGCGCGGAAGGAGTGCTCGGCGATGCTCTCCGGATCGCGTACGCCCGCGACCAGCCAGCCGGTTCGCTTGTAGCGCTTGAGCAGCCCGAACTCGTACAGAAACCCCGCCAGACCCGTCACGTCACCTGCCACGAGGACCCCCTTCTCGTCATGCGCGGAGTCTGATTCTTCCCCCGAAACCACAAGACGAATGCCGTGACCGGCCGACTGGTCACGGCATTCGCCCAGGGCGTCGTGCGGGCGCACGCCTGGGCGCTCAGGACGTCCGCACGCCGGGCGCGAGGGCACGGGCGCACGCCGGGCGCGAGGACACGGGCGCACGCCGGGCGTAGGAGGCGTGCGCCCCCGGTGCAGGGCGCGGGCGCCTGCCCGGCCTCCGGTCAGCCGTAGTTCTCGTCGCCGAACGGGGACCACTTGTGGAAGTCCCACTTGAACGGGTCCTCCTTGTGGTGGTCGTCCTTGATCGGCTTGTGGCCGTCCTTCACGGGCGGCTCGACCGGCTCGACCGGCTGCTCGGCCCGCTCGGGGGCGGGCTCGACGTGGTCGCGGTGGTGCCGGTCGCCCGAGTGGAAGTCGTGCTCGTAGTAGTGATCATGGTGGCGGTGGTGACGGTGGTGGTGGCCGTGGCAGCGCCAGCCGCCGCACCAGCGCCGGCCCCAGCCATTGCCGCACCAGCGGTCGCCGCAGCCCAGCACCGGCTTCTCGCCTGCGACGTGGGAGACGCCGGTGGGGACGGCGGTCGCGCCGGCGACCCCCTGGCCCGCGGGAAGCAGCATGATGCCGGCGGTGGCGCCGGCCAGCGCAAACGCCGCAATACGCCGATAAGCACGACGCTTCTGTGATATTTCGGAATTCACGTGCATTGTTTCCGTCCTGGGTAGTTCGACCCGGAATGCCGCAACCCTTTTCTCAAGGGCACTCGGACAAGGGCAGACGTACCCATGCACAGAATCCCATTTACCTCCACCAACCCAAACAACCCGTCAAATCCCAAGCCGGAAATGACCGCCGCAGATATCAGCCCTATTTGCGGGGTTACGGGCCTGAAAGGCTGGGGGCAGTGGCCAGCACGTCCCTGGCCAGGGAGAGATCACCTTCCAGCTCGGCGGGGAACTCGGCCGGATCACCCCGTCCGCCGAGCAGGAAGCAGAACTGCTTCACGTCCGCCGTGATGCGCGCGTCCGGCTCGCCCGGCGCGGCGTCCGCCACCCCCAGCGCGATCCGCCACTCTCCCCCGCCCGCGCCGGTCAGCGTGAGGTGCAGGGTGCGGCCCGCACCGTCCACGCCGCCGAAGAGCATCGTGAAGGGCAGCAGGCGGGCGCACAGGTCGGCGGTGGGGTGGATGTGCTGCGCGATCGGGTCGGGCAGGCGGATCTCGGCCGTCTCCGCCGCGTCGGAGGTGTGCACCCACGTCTCCAGGCACCTGGCCAGGATGTGGTCGTTGACCGGGGCCTCCAGGCCGTCGACCGTGGCCGGCGTCGCGGGCGGCAGGTCGGCCAGATGGCGGCAGAGGGCGTCGGCCTGCGCGCGCCAGTCCCTGCGGGTCTGCTCGGGGCTGCGCGCCCGCTCGTACGCCTGGACGTCGTTCGTCCGGGACGCCGAGTCGACGGCACCGATCGGCGGGCCCAGCACGGGAGCGCCGACGGAGGCGGCCAGCAGGCCGTCCTTGGCGGCCAGGTGGGCGACGAGCTCCTGGAGCGTCCAGCCCTCGACGATGATCCGCGACCAGTCGTCGTCCACCGCCGAGGCCAGCAGCGCGTCCATGGCGGCCACGCGGCCCGCGTACGGCTCCGCCCAGGCGGCGGTGGGTGCCGCCGGCCGGCGCCTGGCCCTGGCCCCGGCGAGGAGCTGGGGCCGCAGCGAGCGGGCCGGCACCTCGGGGTCCTCCATCAGCGCGTCGAGGTAAAGACGCTCGACGGGGTCCATCACACCTCTTCCTCAGTATGCGGCTCCACCTGAGCCGTGTGCGGCGGCCAGGCGTCCATCACACTTCTTCCTCTGCCAGCGCGTCCGCCAGGCGCCGTAACGCCAGCCGGATGCGCGACTTGGCCGTCCCCTCCGGCACGCCGAGCTCCTCGCCCACCTGCCGATAGGTCCTGCCACCGAAATAGGCCAGCTCCACCGCCTCGCGCAAGCCCTCGGGCAGTGAGGTCACCGCCTGCCGTACCCGCTGGGCCTCGTCGGCGGCGAGCACGGTGTCCTCCAGCCGCACGGGCTCACGCTCGAACAGCCTGGGCCCCAGCGCCGACACCCTCCTGCGCTCCTCGGCCCGCACGTGGTCGACCGCGCGCCGATGCGCGATCGTGGCGAGCCAGGCGCGCAAGGTGCCGCGTTCCGGGTCGTAGGCCAGTGGCCGCTCCCAGAAGACCAGGAACACCTCCTGCGTGATGTCCTCGGCGATCACCCGGTCCCTGGTGACCCGCAGGGCAAGACCGAAGATCAGCGAGGAGAGCCGATCGTAGACCTCCCCCAACGCGGACTCATCGCCGCCGACCACCCGCTGGTGCAGCAGGCGGTCGTCGTACGGTGCCTCCACTGGCACCACACTCCCGTTTATTCCGGACCAAGGCGGCGGGTGCGCCGCGACCCGAGCATGTCACTATTCGCACCAAATGTAGAGCCGGATGACCGACCGGCAAGACTCTTTCGGGCCACGATAGGGTCGAACGGTAACAACGGAGGGAGCATTCGCCATGGCCACCACTCGCACCGCCACCACCCAGTGGAAGGGCGCCCTGATCGACGGTTCGGGCACCGTCTCGCTCGACACCTCGGGTGTCGGCACCTTCGAGGTCTCCTGGCCGTCCAGGGCCGAGTCCGCCAACGGCAAGACCTCCCCCGAGGAGCTCATCGCCGCCGCCCACTCCTCCTGCTTCTCGATGGCGCTGTCGCACGGCCTGGCCGGCGCGGGCACACCGCCGGAGTCGCTGCAGACCAGCGCCGACGTGACGTTCCAGCCGGGCGAGGGCATCACGGGCATCGTGCTCACGGTGAAGGGGCACGTCCCCGGCATCACGGCCGAGCAGTTCCAGGAGGCGGCCGAGACGGCCAAGGCCAACTGCCCCGTGAGCAAGGCGCTGGCGGGCACCACGATCAGCCTCAAGGCCGAGCTGCTCTAGCTCGCGGCGCACCTACGGAGAGCGATCAGGTCATTGGAAGACCAAGAGCGCTTTAGCGTGCGACAATCGGGTCACATGCGCGAGGTCTGGCCGGGCGAGCCCTATCCACTCGGCGGCACCTGGGATGGCGTTGGCACCAGCTTTTCGGTGTTCTCCGAGGTCGCCGAGCGGGTCGAGCTGTGCCTTTTCCACGATGACGGCTCAGAGGAACGCGTCGACCTCCCCGAGGTCGACGGGTTCGTCTGGCATGGCTACCTGCCGGGCATCCAGCCGGGGCAACGCTACGGCTACCGGGTGCACGGGCCCTACGAGCCGTCGCACGGCCACCGGTGCAACCCTGCCAAGCTGCTGCTCGACCCGTACGCGAAGGCGATCGACGGCGACCTGGAGTGGAACCAGGCGCTGTTCCCCTACTACTTCACCGACCCCACGCGGCGCAACACCGAGGACAGCGCCCCCTACATGCCGAAGAACGTGGTGATCAACCCGTTCTTCGAGTGGGGCAACGACCGGTCGCCGCGCGTGCCGTACCACCAGACGGTGATCTACGAGGCGCACGTGCGCGGGCTCACCATGCGCCACCCCGACGTGCCGCCCGACCTGCGGGGCACCTACGCCGGGGTGGGGCATCCGGCGATCATCGAGCATCTGCTGTCGCTCGGGGTGACGGCGGTCGAGCTGATGCCGGTGCACCACTACGTGCCCGAGCACTTCCTGGTGGCCAGGGGCCTGACCAACTACTGGGGCTACAACACCATGGCCTACCTGGCACCCCATGGGCGCTACTCCAGCTCGGGCACCAGGGGGCAGCAGGTGCTGGAGTTCAAGGCCATGGTGCGGGCGCTGCACGAGGCGGGCATCGAGGTCATCCTCGACGTGGTCTACAACCACACGGCCGAGGGCGACCACATGGGCCCGACGCTGGGCTTCAGGGGCATCGACAACGTCGCCTACTACCGGCTGCACGACGGCGACCGGCGCTACTACCTCGACTACACCGGCTGCGGCAACTCCCTCAACGTGCGCTCGCCGCACGCGCTGCAGCTCATCATGGACTCGCTGCGCTACTGGGTGCTGGAGATGCACGTCGACGGCTTCC
The nucleotide sequence above comes from Nonomuraea gerenzanensis. Encoded proteins:
- a CDS encoding sigma-70 family RNA polymerase sigma factor translates to MPVEAPYDDRLLHQRVVGGDESALGEVYDRLSSLIFGLALRVTRDRVIAEDITQEVFLVFWERPLAYDPERGTLRAWLATIAHRRAVDHVRAEERRRVSALGPRLFEREPVRLEDTVLAADEAQRVRQAVTSLPEGLREAVELAYFGGRTYRQVGEELGVPEGTAKSRIRLALRRLADALAEEEV
- a CDS encoding HD domain-containing protein, with the translated sequence MAGDVTGLAGFLYEFGLLKRYKRTGWLVAGVRDPESIAEHSFRAAVIAAVIAGMEGGNPERAAFMSLFHDTQETRVTDIPYIGKRYLKAASNEDVTADQVRGLPAEVASVVCDAVAEYEEKATLEAVCARDADKLECLIQAVEYREQGHQNVQGWIDSSLAAITTETGKRLAEEALSTGTLDWVTRVLNGD
- a CDS encoding ankyrin repeat domain-containing protein, with amino-acid sequence MHAEQLYRAALIGDIETVGKLLAGGLDPNTPSERPEDGSEEGGLALCAAASRDRTEVITALLAAGADVNAREDGGWTALLWAAANGHADAARLLIEAGAEVDVTNDVGDTPLTLAASRGAPGVVQVLLEAGADHEKYDGDGDTALEVALGWAGVHLESALLEQIEQDGWEYVVARQYAKDGTELITVAGRSADGEQSEQVQAQRGHAAVATLLEDAAGIQSPVEQLVARALAHRDVDEDAETWWIVADSLGRRADDETYEALARLCVSEDAREREFGVDAIAQFGFSDGEKPYLERTLPLLQKMVTTEGNPQVLRSVLAALGHQGDPRALPYVLDILGRPGHKRTMTDAIALSDVLPPDHEEGLALLISMTEDDDSEIRDWATSGLAGLAADTPRIREALAARLSDPDLRTVAEATRGLADRGDERAAQGVERVLAESDDEYARELVTRPAAES
- a CDS encoding maleylpyruvate isomerase family mycothiol-dependent enzyme, with amino-acid sequence MDPVERLYLDALMEDPEVPARSLRPQLLAGARARRRPAAPTAAWAEPYAGRVAAMDALLASAVDDDWSRIIVEGWTLQELVAHLAAKDGLLAASVGAPVLGPPIGAVDSASRTNDVQAYERARSPEQTRRDWRAQADALCRHLADLPPATPATVDGLEAPVNDHILARCLETWVHTSDAAETAEIRLPDPIAQHIHPTADLCARLLPFTMLFGGVDGAGRTLHLTLTGAGGGEWRIALGVADAAPGEPDARITADVKQFCFLLGGRGDPAEFPAELEGDLSLARDVLATAPSLSGP
- a CDS encoding OsmC family protein, with translation MATTRTATTQWKGALIDGSGTVSLDTSGVGTFEVSWPSRAESANGKTSPEELIAAAHSSCFSMALSHGLAGAGTPPESLQTSADVTFQPGEGITGIVLTVKGHVPGITAEQFQEAAETAKANCPVSKALAGTTISLKAELL